From Sphingopyxis sp. USTB-05, the proteins below share one genomic window:
- a CDS encoding molybdenum cofactor guanylyltransferase, whose product MRTLGAVLAGGRSSRFGSDKALAMLDGRTLLDHATATLRPHCDAVVVVGRGDVADWPRPDMGPLGGMAGALIHAADRGFDQLLTAPVDCVRLPDDLRALLEPAPAFLGTQPVIGLWPVAALRDLRVMLEDGSDLAVKAFARRIGARAVTSDFVPPNINRSADLDRLTGS is encoded by the coding sequence ATGAGGACGCTCGGCGCGGTGCTTGCGGGTGGCCGTTCGAGCCGCTTCGGGTCGGACAAGGCGCTCGCGATGCTGGATGGGCGCACGTTGCTCGATCATGCGACGGCGACGCTGCGCCCGCATTGCGACGCGGTGGTCGTCGTCGGTCGCGGCGACGTCGCCGACTGGCCGCGCCCCGACATGGGGCCGCTCGGCGGCATGGCAGGGGCGCTCATCCATGCGGCGGATCGGGGGTTCGATCAGTTGCTGACGGCGCCGGTCGATTGTGTGCGCCTGCCCGATGATTTGCGGGCGTTGCTGGAGCCCGCGCCGGCATTTCTGGGCACGCAGCCGGTAATCGGGCTTTGGCCGGTCGCGGCGCTGCGCGACCTTCGCGTCATGCTGGAGGATGGAAGCGATCTTGCGGTCAAGGCCTTTGCCCGGCGGATCGGCGCGCGCGCCGTGACGAGCGACTTCGTGCCGCCGAATATCAACCGCAGCGCCGACCTCGACCGCCTGACGGGATCATGA
- a CDS encoding MFS transporter, producing MKINFPLLALATGAFGIGITEFAPMGLLPDMAEGLGVSIPAAGLLVSAYALGVMLGAPLMTLTTARMNRRTLLIGLMAIFTLGNFLSAVAGDYTTLMVARVITSLNHGAFFGVGSVVAASLVPPEKRASAVAAMFMGLTLANVIGVPLAPWVGETFGWRTAFGIIAIWGLFTMVALRFALPDIPRAEDGNMLAELGVLKRRAVLVALALTAIGSAAMFTVFTYIAPILTEATGAGTLFVTAMLVIYGLGLTAGNWLGGVFADRSIDRTLIVSLTGLAAMLLLFAMTMYSPIAAAVTIFLWGVATFAIVPPLQMRVMEAASDAPNLASAVNIGAFNLGNAIGAAVGGGVIGLGLGFPAVSIAGAGMALAGLAIVLATRTQKTPALAEA from the coding sequence ATGAAAATCAATTTCCCGCTGCTCGCGCTCGCGACGGGCGCTTTCGGTATCGGCATCACCGAATTTGCCCCGATGGGCTTGCTCCCCGATATGGCCGAGGGGCTTGGCGTCTCGATCCCCGCCGCCGGGCTGCTCGTCTCGGCCTATGCGCTCGGCGTCATGCTGGGCGCGCCGCTGATGACGCTCACCACCGCGCGGATGAACCGCCGGACCTTGCTGATCGGCCTGATGGCCATCTTCACGCTCGGCAATTTCCTGTCCGCGGTCGCGGGCGATTACACGACCTTGATGGTCGCACGCGTCATCACCTCGCTGAACCACGGCGCGTTTTTCGGCGTCGGCTCGGTCGTCGCGGCGAGCCTCGTCCCGCCCGAAAAACGCGCGAGCGCGGTCGCGGCCATGTTCATGGGGCTGACGCTCGCCAACGTCATCGGCGTGCCGCTTGCGCCCTGGGTCGGCGAAACCTTCGGCTGGCGCACCGCGTTCGGCATCATCGCGATCTGGGGCCTGTTCACGATGGTCGCGCTTCGCTTCGCGCTCCCCGACATTCCGCGTGCCGAGGACGGCAATATGCTCGCCGAGCTTGGCGTGCTGAAACGCCGCGCGGTGCTCGTCGCGCTCGCCCTCACCGCAATCGGTTCTGCCGCGATGTTCACCGTCTTCACCTATATCGCCCCGATTCTGACCGAAGCGACGGGGGCAGGGACCTTGTTCGTTACCGCGATGCTGGTGATTTACGGGCTCGGCCTGACCGCCGGCAACTGGCTCGGCGGCGTCTTCGCCGACCGCTCGATCGATCGGACGCTGATCGTCTCGCTCACCGGGCTTGCGGCGATGCTCCTGCTGTTCGCGATGACCATGTACTCGCCGATTGCCGCGGCGGTCACGATCTTCCTGTGGGGCGTCGCGACCTTCGCCATCGTCCCGCCGCTCCAGATGCGCGTGATGGAGGCGGCGTCCGACGCGCCGAACCTTGCCTCGGCGGTCAACATCGGCGCCTTCAACCTCGGCAATGCGATCGGCGCCGCGGTTGGTGGCGGGGTGATCGGCCTTGGCCTCGGTTTTCCGGCGGTGTCGATCGCGGGGGCGGGGATGGCGCTCGCCGGGCTCGCGATCGTACTCGCGACGCGGACGCAAAAAACGCCCGCGCTCGCCGAGGCCTAA
- a CDS encoding MOSC domain-containing protein — MKTPILAVLTGKARPFRGDEPSAIGKLPVADAVAVDAMGLVGDEQADRSVHGGIDKAIHHYPADHYDWWRGQLGDVPLLDTAGAFGENISTAGLDENSVFLGDRFRLGSALVEVTQARQPCWKLDHRFGAKGVMAGVVKTRRSGWYYRVLEPGTVRAGDDLELVERPWPEWPLASLFGLLIGGEAKDRVADLRALRDVPALAETWKVRRAKLAEQFGAD; from the coding sequence ATGAAGACCCCGATTCTCGCTGTCCTGACGGGCAAGGCGCGCCCCTTTCGCGGCGACGAGCCGAGCGCGATAGGCAAGCTGCCGGTCGCCGACGCCGTCGCGGTCGACGCGATGGGGCTCGTCGGCGACGAACAGGCCGACCGCAGCGTCCATGGCGGCATCGACAAAGCGATCCATCATTATCCCGCCGATCATTATGACTGGTGGCGCGGTCAGCTCGGCGATGTGCCCCTGCTCGATACGGCGGGCGCGTTCGGGGAGAATATCTCGACCGCCGGACTCGACGAAAACAGCGTTTTTCTGGGGGATCGCTTCCGTCTCGGCAGCGCGCTTGTCGAGGTGACGCAGGCGCGCCAGCCGTGCTGGAAACTCGACCATCGTTTCGGGGCCAAGGGCGTGATGGCCGGCGTCGTGAAGACGCGGCGCTCGGGCTGGTATTACCGCGTGCTCGAACCTGGCACCGTGCGCGCGGGCGACGATCTTGAACTGGTCGAACGGCCTTGGCCCGAATGGCCGCTCGCGTCGCTCTTCGGGCTGCTGATCGGCGGCGAAGCGAAGGATCGCGTCGCCGATCTTCGCGCGCTTCGCGACGTGCCCGCGCTCGCCGAAACCTGGAAAGTGCGGCGCGCCAAGCTCGCCGAACAGTTCGGCGCGGATTAG
- the zwf gene encoding glucose-6-phosphate dehydrogenase, which yields MLFPSLYNLHVDGLLEDALTIVASGRSKMDRAACHQMVRDALTDHLSADRLDDGQVAGFLERVDYCSVDAGAGTGYDELAAQLGDRLGRPIGAYLSTPPSMFGPIAQGLKAAGIACAECRIAMEKPIGQDLVSSRDVNAQVGDAFAEDRVFRIDHYLGKETVQNLLALRFANMLFEPLWNAQAIDHVQITVAETVGLEGRVSYYDGVGALKDMVQNHMLQLLAIIAMEPPASVSSTAVRDEKVKLLRSLRKMTAEDVKSHSVKGQYTSGAVNGGAVAGYADELGNPSNTETFVALKAYIDNWRWKGVPFYLRTGKRMPQRKSEVLIQFKPVPHNIFARVGAGKLDANSMIINLQPEENIRVKVMAKQPGLDRDGVKLKEVTMDVSLSHSFAGERRRIAYERLLLDFIEGDQTLFVRRDEVEAQWQWIDSIRDAWAAVDMAPQNYTAGSWGPSSAIALIERDGASWHD from the coding sequence ATGCTGTTCCCATCGCTCTATAATCTCCACGTCGACGGGCTGCTCGAAGACGCGCTGACGATTGTCGCCTCGGGGCGCTCGAAGATGGATCGGGCAGCATGCCACCAGATGGTCCGCGACGCGCTGACCGATCATCTCTCCGCCGATCGTCTCGACGACGGCCAGGTCGCGGGCTTCCTCGAACGCGTCGATTATTGTTCGGTCGATGCAGGCGCGGGCACGGGATATGACGAACTCGCGGCACAGCTCGGCGACCGGCTCGGTCGCCCGATCGGTGCCTATCTCTCGACCCCGCCCTCGATGTTCGGGCCGATTGCGCAGGGGCTGAAGGCCGCGGGCATCGCCTGCGCCGAATGCCGCATCGCGATGGAAAAGCCGATCGGGCAGGACCTTGTGTCCTCGCGCGACGTGAATGCGCAGGTCGGCGACGCTTTCGCCGAGGACCGCGTCTTTCGCATCGACCATTATCTGGGCAAGGAAACGGTCCAGAACCTGCTCGCGCTGCGCTTTGCCAATATGTTGTTCGAGCCGCTGTGGAATGCGCAGGCGATCGACCATGTCCAGATCACGGTTGCGGAAACCGTCGGGCTCGAAGGCCGCGTATCCTATTACGATGGCGTCGGCGCGCTCAAGGACATGGTGCAGAACCACATGCTGCAACTGCTCGCGATCATCGCGATGGAGCCGCCCGCGAGCGTCTCGTCGACCGCGGTACGCGACGAAAAGGTCAAGCTGCTCCGTTCGCTGCGCAAGATGACGGCCGAGGACGTGAAGTCGCACAGCGTCAAGGGCCAGTACACCAGCGGCGCAGTGAACGGCGGCGCGGTCGCGGGCTATGCCGACGAACTCGGCAACCCGTCGAACACCGAAACCTTCGTCGCGTTAAAGGCCTATATCGACAATTGGCGCTGGAAGGGCGTGCCCTTTTACCTGCGCACCGGCAAGCGCATGCCGCAGCGCAAATCGGAGGTGCTGATTCAGTTCAAGCCCGTGCCGCACAATATTTTCGCGCGCGTCGGCGCCGGCAAACTCGATGCGAACAGCATGATCATCAATTTGCAGCCCGAGGAAAATATCCGGGTCAAGGTGATGGCGAAACAGCCTGGCCTCGATCGCGACGGGGTGAAGCTCAAAGAAGTGACGATGGACGTCTCGCTCTCGCACAGCTTTGCGGGCGAACGTCGGCGTATCGCATATGAGCGTCTGCTGCTCGATTTCATCGAAGGCGACCAGACCCTGTTCGTGCGCCGCGACGAGGTCGAGGCGCAGTGGCAGTGGATCGATTCGATCCGCGACGCCTGGGCCGCGGTCGACATGGCGCCGCAGAATTACACGGCGGGAAGCTGGGGGCCGTCGAGTGCAATCGCGCTGATCGAGCGCGACGGAGCGAGTTGGCATGACTGA
- the glpD gene encoding glycerol-3-phosphate dehydrogenase translates to MFDSPAPYDVIVVGGGVNGAGVARDAAGRGARVLLIEANDLAEGTSSKSTKLIHGGLRYLEHYEFGLVREALKEREILWGIAPHIIRPLRFVLPHRPGLRPRWLLRLGLFLYDHIGGRKKLPATRSIDLRRHAAGGPLQPQYVKGFEYSDGWVDDARLVALNARDAADHGARVRTRTRAEMLRCEDGLWIVDARDDQGHQYRFAGRSVVNAAGPAVLDLLKRADAEPDHQMRLVRGSHIVVRKVFEHDYAYFFQLPDGRIFFAIPYERDFTLIGTTDQDHEGPASEAKASDEEIAYLCEGASLYFRAPITPADVVWTYSGVRPLIEDGSGRPEAATRGYRIDLDMAEGAPLLTIYGGKITSYRHVAEDAVDELAGHIDALAGRRWTGKASLPGGDFVTDGAEALKTEYRLAYPFLAAATVDRIVKAYGTDARRWLGDATDWDALGGEIAHGLSVAEVRWMVTREWARTTDDILWRRSKLGLHFTPDEIAALAEQSARLVTEARLADAEYYDGRVDD, encoded by the coding sequence ATGTTCGACAGCCCTGCCCCTTATGATGTCATCGTCGTCGGCGGCGGTGTCAATGGCGCGGGCGTCGCGCGCGATGCCGCGGGACGCGGTGCGCGCGTGCTGTTGATCGAGGCAAATGACCTTGCCGAGGGCACCTCGTCGAAATCGACCAAGCTGATTCACGGCGGGCTGCGCTACCTCGAACATTATGAATTCGGCCTTGTGCGCGAGGCGCTGAAGGAACGCGAAATATTGTGGGGCATTGCGCCGCACATCATCCGTCCGCTGCGCTTCGTGCTGCCGCACCGGCCGGGGCTCCGCCCGCGCTGGCTGCTCCGCCTGGGCCTTTTCCTCTATGACCACATCGGCGGCCGCAAAAAGCTGCCGGCGACGCGTTCGATCGATTTGCGACGCCATGCCGCAGGTGGGCCGCTGCAGCCGCAATATGTCAAAGGCTTCGAATATTCGGACGGCTGGGTCGACGATGCGCGGCTTGTCGCGCTCAACGCGCGCGACGCGGCCGATCATGGCGCGCGGGTGCGCACGCGCACGCGGGCCGAAATGCTGCGCTGCGAGGACGGGTTGTGGATCGTCGATGCGCGCGACGATCAGGGGCACCAATATCGTTTCGCTGGCCGCAGCGTCGTCAATGCGGCGGGGCCTGCGGTGCTCGACCTGCTGAAGCGCGCCGACGCAGAACCCGATCACCAGATGCGGCTCGTACGCGGCTCGCACATCGTCGTGCGCAAGGTCTTCGAGCATGACTATGCCTATTTCTTCCAGCTTCCCGACGGGCGCATCTTCTTCGCGATTCCCTATGAACGCGACTTCACGCTGATCGGGACAACCGATCAGGATCATGAAGGACCGGCGAGCGAGGCGAAGGCAAGCGACGAGGAAATCGCCTATCTTTGCGAAGGCGCCAGCCTCTATTTTCGTGCGCCGATCACTCCCGCCGATGTCGTCTGGACCTATTCGGGCGTCCGGCCGCTGATCGAGGACGGATCGGGGCGTCCGGAGGCGGCGACGCGCGGATACCGCATAGACCTCGACATGGCGGAAGGCGCGCCGCTGCTCACCATCTATGGCGGCAAGATCACCAGCTATCGCCACGTCGCCGAAGACGCGGTCGACGAGCTTGCCGGGCACATCGACGCGCTGGCAGGCAGGCGCTGGACAGGAAAAGCGTCGCTGCCCGGCGGCGATTTCGTGACCGACGGTGCCGAGGCACTAAAGACTGAATATAGGCTCGCCTATCCCTTCCTGGCCGCCGCAACCGTCGACCGCATCGTCAAGGCCTATGGCACCGATGCGCGCCGCTGGCTGGGCGACGCGACCGACTGGGATGCGCTCGGCGGTGAAATCGCCCACGGACTCAGCGTTGCCGAAGTCCGCTGGATGGTGACGCGCGAATGGGCGCGCACGACCGACGACATTCTTTGGCGGCGGAGCAAGTTGGGGCTGCATTTCACGCCGGATGAAATAGCCGCGCTCGCCGAACAAAGCGCCCGCCTCGTCACCGAGGCGCGGCTCGCCGACGCGGAATATTATGACGGCCGCGTAGACGACTGA
- the edd gene encoding phosphogluconate dehydratase, with protein sequence MTDLNPVIAKVTDRIIQRSAPRRAAYLDLMERQREAGTNRGNLSCGNLAHGFAASGDDKAVIRTGGAMNIGIVTSYNDMLSAHQPYGRYPEQIKLFAREVGATAQVAGGVPAMCDGVTQGQAGMDLSLFSRDNIAQGTVIALSHAMFESALLLGICDKIVPGLLIGALRFGHLPQILVPAGPMPSGLANKEKQRVRQLYAEGKATRDELLEAEAASYHGAGTCTFYGTANSNQMMMELMGLHVPGSAFTNPGTKLRQELTRAATHRIAEIGWDGDDYRPLARCIDEKAIVNAAIGLLATGGSTNHAIHLPAIARAAGIIIDWQDFDELSHAVPLLARVYPNGAGDVNNFHAAGGIGYIVRELLGAGLLHGDVLTVGGTMADYASEPVLVDDELRWQAAPETSRDDTMLRPVAAPFSPDGGMRLLAGNLGRAIIKTSAVAQDRWTIEAPCRIFDDQNQVLTAFKAGELERDVVVVVRFQGPRANGMPELHKLTPALGVLQDKGYRVALLTDGRMSGASGKVPAVIHLSPEALPGPDGVSGPLAYLQDGDIVRVCAVNGEAVALVDEAEWASRTPAAAPPPALGVGRELFALFRHHADEAEKGGSAVLAAMEMVT encoded by the coding sequence ATGACTGATCTGAACCCCGTAATCGCCAAGGTTACCGACCGTATTATCCAGCGCAGCGCGCCGCGCCGCGCTGCCTATCTCGACCTGATGGAACGCCAGCGCGAGGCGGGGACCAATCGCGGCAATCTGTCGTGCGGCAATCTCGCGCATGGTTTTGCCGCGTCGGGCGATGACAAGGCGGTGATCCGGACCGGCGGCGCGATGAATATCGGCATCGTCACCAGCTACAATGACATGCTCTCGGCGCATCAGCCGTATGGCCGCTACCCCGAACAGATCAAACTCTTCGCGCGCGAAGTGGGCGCGACCGCACAGGTCGCGGGCGGCGTCCCTGCGATGTGCGACGGCGTGACGCAGGGGCAGGCGGGCATGGACCTGTCGCTGTTCAGCCGCGACAATATCGCGCAGGGCACGGTGATCGCGCTCAGCCATGCGATGTTCGAAAGCGCGCTGCTGCTCGGCATCTGCGACAAGATCGTTCCCGGCCTGCTGATTGGTGCGCTGCGCTTCGGCCACCTGCCGCAGATCCTCGTGCCGGCGGGGCCGATGCCCTCTGGCCTTGCGAACAAGGAAAAGCAGCGCGTCCGCCAGCTTTATGCCGAAGGCAAGGCGACGCGTGACGAGTTGCTCGAGGCCGAAGCGGCGTCCTATCACGGCGCGGGCACCTGCACCTTCTATGGCACGGCGAACAGCAACCAGATGATGATGGAACTGATGGGGCTCCACGTTCCCGGCAGCGCCTTCACCAACCCCGGCACCAAGCTGCGGCAGGAACTGACGCGCGCCGCGACGCACCGAATTGCCGAGATCGGCTGGGATGGCGACGATTATCGCCCGCTTGCGCGCTGCATCGACGAAAAGGCGATCGTCAACGCCGCGATCGGGCTTCTCGCCACCGGCGGCTCGACGAACCATGCGATCCACCTGCCCGCAATCGCGCGCGCGGCGGGGATTATCATCGACTGGCAGGATTTCGACGAGCTGAGCCACGCCGTGCCTTTGCTCGCGCGCGTCTATCCGAACGGCGCGGGCGATGTGAATAATTTCCACGCTGCCGGCGGCATCGGCTATATCGTGCGCGAGCTGCTCGGCGCCGGTTTGCTGCACGGCGATGTGCTGACCGTCGGCGGCACGATGGCCGATTATGCCTCCGAGCCTGTGCTCGTGGACGACGAACTCCGCTGGCAGGCCGCGCCGGAGACCAGCCGCGACGACACCATGCTGCGTCCGGTCGCGGCGCCCTTTTCGCCCGATGGGGGCATGCGCCTGCTCGCAGGCAATCTCGGCCGCGCGATCATCAAGACCAGCGCCGTGGCCCAGGATCGTTGGACGATCGAGGCGCCGTGCCGGATCTTCGACGACCAGAATCAGGTGCTCACCGCATTCAAGGCGGGTGAACTGGAACGCGACGTTGTGGTCGTCGTCCGCTTCCAGGGCCCGCGCGCCAACGGCATGCCCGAACTGCACAAGCTCACACCCGCGCTCGGTGTGCTGCAGGACAAGGGATACCGCGTCGCATTGCTCACCGACGGCCGCATGTCGGGCGCCAGCGGCAAAGTTCCTGCGGTGATTCACCTTTCACCCGAAGCTTTGCCCGGCCCCGATGGGGTGAGCGGTCCGCTCGCCTATCTTCAGGACGGGGACATCGTGCGCGTGTGCGCGGTGAACGGCGAAGCGGTCGCGCTCGTGGACGAGGCCGAGTGGGCATCGCGCACACCGGCCGCCGCGCCGCCGCCAGCGCTTGGCGTCGGGCGCGAATTGTTCGCGCTGT
- a CDS encoding aldo/keto reductase: MDYRQLGSSGLRVPALSFGTGTFGGQGPLFSAWGSSDADEARRLIDISLDAGVTLFDTADVYSNGASEEILGAAIKGRRDAVLISTKTGLPMGDGPQDWGASRSRLIGAVDASLRRLGTDHIDLLQLHAFDASTPVDELMDTLATLIAAGKLRYAGVSNYPGWQLMKAQAAADRLAAPRFVAHQVYYSLIGRAYEADLMPLAADQGIGALVWSPLGWGRLTGKIGRDRPVPAGSRLHETEQFAPPVAEDLLYRVIDALELVAAETGKTVPQVAINWLLQRPTVSSVIIGARNEEQLRQNLGAVGWTLTAEQVAALDAASDVLPPYPHTPYRQQAGFARLNPPLV; encoded by the coding sequence ATGGATTATCGCCAATTGGGATCATCGGGACTGCGCGTTCCGGCGTTGAGCTTCGGAACCGGCACCTTCGGCGGACAGGGACCGCTGTTCAGCGCCTGGGGCAGCAGCGATGCCGACGAAGCGCGGCGCCTCATCGACATCAGCCTCGACGCGGGAGTGACGCTGTTCGACACCGCCGACGTCTATTCGAACGGCGCGTCGGAAGAGATTTTGGGTGCTGCGATCAAGGGCCGCCGCGACGCGGTGCTGATCTCGACCAAGACCGGCTTGCCGATGGGCGATGGTCCGCAGGATTGGGGCGCCTCGCGCAGCCGGCTGATCGGCGCGGTCGACGCCTCGCTCCGTCGCCTCGGCACCGACCATATCGACCTGCTCCAGCTCCATGCGTTCGACGCCTCGACCCCGGTCGACGAGCTGATGGACACGCTTGCCACGCTCATCGCCGCGGGCAAGCTGCGCTATGCCGGCGTCTCCAACTATCCCGGCTGGCAGCTCATGAAGGCGCAGGCGGCCGCCGACCGGCTGGCCGCGCCGCGCTTCGTCGCGCATCAGGTCTATTATTCGCTGATCGGCCGCGCCTATGAAGCCGATCTGATGCCGCTCGCCGCCGATCAGGGTATTGGCGCGCTCGTCTGGAGTCCGCTCGGCTGGGGGCGCCTCACCGGCAAGATCGGCCGCGACCGGCCGGTTCCCGCGGGCAGCCGCCTCCACGAAACCGAACAGTTTGCGCCGCCGGTCGCCGAGGATCTGCTTTACCGCGTGATCGATGCGCTGGAGCTTGTCGCCGCCGAAACCGGCAAGACGGTGCCGCAGGTCGCGATCAACTGGTTGCTCCAGCGTCCGACCGTCTCGTCGGTGATCATTGGCGCGCGTAACGAGGAGCAGCTTCGGCAGAATCTGGGCGCGGTCGGCTGGACGCTGACGGCGGAGCAGGTGGCGGCGCTCGACGCCGCGAGCGACGTGCTGCCGCCCTATCCGCACACGCCCTACCGGCAACAGGCGGGCTTCGCGCGCCTCAACCCGCCGCTCGTCTGA
- a CDS encoding LysR family transcriptional regulator has product MNAKMDGSGDRARSMEVFAATIAEGSFSAAGRCLGLTPSAVSRTIDRIEARLGVRLLLRSTRALTLTPEGEAYLRAARRILADLGDAEQAIADQGAPRGRLRVSAAQAHGRQTIVPLIGEFVRLYPHILVDISLADRLVDIAAGQADVAIRFGPLADSPLTARKLGESRRVIVASPTYLAAHGTPRSPEDLHDHNCLNFNFRRAEPVWPFRDGTREYALSVRGNIEANNGETLGQLAAAGVGIARVGAFSIADQIESGALVPILEDYNPGDIEAIHAVFAGGANTPARVRVFVDFLVERLGRGG; this is encoded by the coding sequence ATGAACGCAAAGATGGATGGAAGCGGCGACCGCGCACGATCGATGGAAGTCTTTGCCGCGACGATCGCCGAGGGCAGTTTTTCGGCCGCAGGGCGCTGCCTTGGGCTGACGCCGTCGGCGGTCAGCCGCACGATCGACCGGATCGAGGCGCGGCTGGGCGTGCGCCTGTTGCTGCGCTCGACGCGCGCGCTGACGCTGACCCCCGAGGGCGAAGCTTATCTGCGCGCCGCTCGGCGCATTCTCGCCGACCTTGGCGATGCCGAACAGGCGATCGCCGATCAGGGCGCCCCGCGCGGACGGCTGCGCGTGAGCGCGGCGCAGGCGCACGGGCGACAGACGATCGTGCCGCTGATCGGCGAGTTCGTGCGACTCTATCCGCACATCCTCGTCGACATCAGCCTTGCCGACCGGCTGGTCGATATCGCGGCGGGACAGGCCGACGTCGCGATCCGTTTCGGCCCGCTCGCCGACAGCCCGCTGACCGCGCGCAAGCTGGGCGAAAGCCGCCGCGTCATCGTTGCCTCCCCCACCTATCTGGCGGCGCACGGCACGCCGCGTAGCCCTGAAGATCTGCACGATCATAATTGCCTGAACTTCAACTTCCGCCGCGCCGAGCCCGTGTGGCCGTTCCGCGACGGGACGCGGGAGTACGCGCTGTCGGTGCGGGGCAATATCGAGGCGAACAATGGCGAGACGTTGGGGCAGCTCGCCGCCGCGGGGGTCGGCATCGCGCGCGTCGGCGCGTTCAGCATCGCCGACCAGATCGAAAGCGGCGCGCTGGTGCCGATACTGGAGGATTATAATCCGGGCGACATCGAGGCGATCCACGCGGTTTTCGCGGGCGGGGCGAACACGCCGGCGCGGGTGCGGGTGTTCGTGGACTTCCTTGTCGAACGGCTGGGGCGTGGAGGTTGA
- the fdhD gene encoding formate dehydrogenase accessory sulfurtransferase FdhD, whose product MSYRTIMTSEKIDLPVRRLGLAEPGDETLMRSIAVEAPVSVEVGGIAYAVMMATPADLEDYAIGFALGEGLIETATQIGRVDAHAIEGGWALRIWLPPERNAIALERARKRVSESSCGLCGIENIEEVLRPLPTVTARIATDRGAIAAALSALGDHQPLGGATGAVHAAAFCTPDGAIRIVREDVGRHNALDKLVGAMARAGIDPGTGFILLSARCSYELVEKTVRAGCPMLVTISAPTSLAAERAAAAGLTLVALARTDSALVISDPRGMII is encoded by the coding sequence ATGAGCTATCGTACGATCATGACCAGCGAAAAGATCGACCTGCCCGTCCGCCGTCTGGGCCTTGCCGAACCCGGCGACGAAACGCTGATGCGGAGCATTGCCGTCGAGGCGCCGGTGTCGGTCGAGGTCGGCGGCATCGCCTATGCGGTGATGATGGCGACCCCAGCCGACCTTGAAGATTACGCGATCGGCTTTGCGCTGGGCGAGGGTCTGATCGAGACGGCGACCCAGATCGGCCGCGTCGATGCGCACGCGATCGAGGGCGGCTGGGCGCTGCGCATCTGGTTGCCGCCCGAACGCAATGCGATCGCGCTCGAACGCGCGCGCAAACGGGTGAGCGAGAGTAGCTGCGGTCTCTGCGGGATCGAGAATATCGAGGAGGTGTTGCGCCCCCTGCCCACCGTCACCGCGCGGATCGCCACCGACCGGGGCGCCATCGCGGCGGCGCTGTCGGCGCTTGGCGATCACCAGCCGCTCGGGGGCGCGACGGGCGCGGTCCATGCCGCGGCTTTCTGTACGCCCGATGGCGCGATCCGGATCGTGCGCGAGGACGTCGGGCGGCACAATGCGCTCGACAAGCTGGTCGGGGCGATGGCGCGCGCGGGGATCGATCCGGGGACAGGCTTTATCCTGCTGTCGGCGCGTTGCAGTTACGAGCTGGTCGAAAAGACGGTGCGCGCGGGATGCCCGATGCTCGTCACCATCTCGGCGCCGACGAGCCTGGCGGCGGAGCGCGCGGCAGCGGCGGGATTGACGCTGGTCGCGCTGGCGCGGACGGACTCGGCGCTGGTGATCAGCGATCCGCGCGGGATGATCATATGA
- a CDS encoding DUF1345 domain-containing protein, translated as MAVGKHIAPVRFLIFPVVLVAALAAALAARIDPRAAFLIGFDAAAFIFLCTVMPLFGASADQMRRRAENNDANRIGLLAITVLLSLVILFAVGTLIASPGHLGRTDVVLIVATLALAWLFANMVFTLHYAHLYYLQKDGRDQRGIEVPGVHEPGYWDFLYFAFTLGMTFQTSDVTISGAHMRRVVLGHCMAAFIFNMGILAFTVNAIGGS; from the coding sequence ATGGCTGTCGGCAAGCATATCGCGCCCGTCCGTTTCCTGATCTTTCCCGTCGTGCTGGTCGCCGCGCTGGCCGCCGCCCTCGCCGCGCGGATCGATCCGCGCGCGGCCTTTCTGATCGGCTTCGACGCGGCCGCATTCATCTTCCTGTGCACGGTGATGCCGCTGTTCGGTGCCAGTGCCGATCAGATGCGCCGCCGCGCCGAGAATAATGACGCGAACCGCATCGGGCTCCTCGCGATCACCGTGCTCCTCTCGCTCGTTATCCTGTTCGCGGTCGGCACGCTGATCGCGAGCCCCGGCCATCTGGGCCGCACCGACGTCGTCCTCATCGTCGCGACGCTCGCGCTCGCGTGGCTGTTCGCGAATATGGTGTTCACGCTCCACTACGCGCATCTCTATTATCTGCAGAAGGACGGCCGCGACCAGCGCGGGATCGAGGTGCCGGGGGTGCACGAGCCCGGCTATTGGGACTTCCTCTATTTCGCCTTCACGCTCGGCATGACGTTCCAGACGTCGGACGTCACCATATCGGGCGCGCATATGCGCCGCGTCGTGCTCGGCCACTGCATGGCGGCGTTCATCTTCAACATGGGCATATTGGCGTTCACCGTGAACGCCATCGGCGGATCATGA